One genomic region from Amaranthus tricolor cultivar Red isolate AtriRed21 chromosome 12, ASM2621246v1, whole genome shotgun sequence encodes:
- the LOC130797140 gene encoding uncharacterized protein LOC130797140, with product MQETNNTRKILKYAISSRILLITLIILWRSLLNPYDTSASINPNCLSYSSQSTKPPILLPSISSAIEDSIVWDSVYFVRIAQCGYEYEQTYAFFPLLPILIFLLSNSVFWPLIPIIGFRAVLGLSGYVISNVAFVLAALYFYRLSVVILKDPDAALRASILFCFNPASIFYSSIYTESLYALLSIGGTYLLMSGANNFSVVLFALSGLSRSNGVVNAGYYGFNALHLSYYAMYVKKRAYLVLQVLLAGALRCICIFIPFLAFQAYGYYNICHGRNPDEMRPWCKAKVPLLYGFIQSHYWGVGFLRYFQFKQIPNFLLASPVLSLAFCSILSYSKVNPKSFFSLGLGADLKKKYSPAFQPSGREEPLSDDHLYVTRQDAVNLRQRQKSKTQVTSLSPSESQVSVKAGYYSADVLPFIYHLSFMTAMAFFVMHVQVATRFLSASPPVYWFASDLMKSAGKSRRWAFLIWAYAACYILLGSLLFSNFYPFT from the exons ATGCAAGAGACAAACAACACAAGAAAAATCCTTAAATATGCTATTTCATCAAGAATTCTTCTCATAACCCTAATTATTCTATGGAGATCACTCCTTAACCCTTATGATACTTCTGCATCCATAAACCCTAATTGTCTTTCCTATTCTTCTCAATCTACAAAACCCCCAATTTTATTACCTTCCATTTCATCCGCCATTGAAGATAGTATTGTTTGGGATTCTGTTTACTTCGTTCGAATTGCTCAATGTGGCTACGAGTACGAGCAGACTTACGCCTTTTTCCCTCTTTTGCCTATTCTCATTTTCCTTCTTTCGAATTCAG TTTTTTGGCCGTTGATTCCGATAATTGGGTTTAGAGCTGTGCTGGGTTTATCAGGTTATGTGATCAGCAATGTTGCTTTTGTACTTGCTGCGCTCTATTTTTACAG GCTTTCAGTTGTCATTTTAAAGGATCCAGATGCTGCATTGCGAGCATCCATCTTGTTTTGCTTCAATCCAGCTTCCATATTTTACTCATCAAT TTATACAGAAAGCTTGTATGCTCTATTATCCATTGGAGGCACATACCTCTTGATGTCCGGGGCAAACAATTTTTCTGTTGTATTGTTTGCTCTTTCTGGTTTATCGAGGTCAAACGGAGTGGTTAATGCTGGGTATTATGGTTTTAATGCCCTTCACCTGTCTTATTATGCCATGTATGTGAAGAAGCGCGCTTAT TTGGTTCTGCAAGTTCTTTTAGCTGGAGCTTTGCGATGTATCTGTATCTTCATTCCCTTTTTAgcgtttcaagcatatggctactACAATATCTGTCATGGACGCAATCCTGATGAGATGAGGCCTTGGTGCAAAGCCAAGGTTCCTTTATTGTATGGCTTTATACAAAGTCATTATTG GGGTGTTGGCTTCTTGCGGTACTTCCAATTTAAGCAGATACCCAACTTTCTGCTGGCATCTCCTGTTCTGTCTTTGGCATTCTGCTCAATCCTTTCTTACTCGAAAGTTAATCCAAAGAGCTTCTTTTCACTTGGTCTTGGAGctgatttaaagaaaaaatattcgCCAGCTTTCCAACCTTCCGGAAGGGAGGAGCCACTGAGCGACGATCATCTCTATGTGACTAGGCAAG ATGCTGTAAATTTGAGGCAACGGCAAAAGTCCAAGACACAGGTGACATCTTTAAGCCCTTCAGAAAGTCAGGTCTCAGTCAAGGCTGGATATTATTCGGCAGATGTGCTTCCTTTCATTTATCACTTGAGCTTCATGACAGCCATGGCCTTCTTTGTTATGCACGTTCAG GTTGCAACTCGATTCTTGTCTGCTAGCCCTCCTGTGTACTGGTTTGCCTCTGACCTGATGAAATCTGCCGGAAAGAGTCGGAGATGGGCCTTCTTAATATGGGCGTATGCCGCCTGCTACATCCTTCTCGGAAGTCTTCTTTTTTCAAACTTCTATCCATTTACTTGA